The following proteins come from a genomic window of Salvia hispanica cultivar TCC Black 2014 chromosome 4, UniMelb_Shisp_WGS_1.0, whole genome shotgun sequence:
- the LOC125185546 gene encoding aspartic proteinase nepenthesin-1-like: protein MARVLTLAILFFTTAVSAAAISPSNYPNYHSIRFVNNTSSRGNAMILPLFFKQRNSNRINEDYFTRRRLHARTIPNARMSLHDDLLLNGYYTTRLWIGTPPQQFALIVDTGSTVTYVPCSTCKQCGKHQDPRFKPESSSTYEPLKCNIDCSCDSNREQCIYERNYAEMSSSSGVLGVDIISFGNQSDLQPQRATFGCENMETGDLYSQHADGIMGLGRGDLSIVDQLVEKGVISDSFSLCYGGMDVGGGSMVLGGISSPKEMAFTHSDPVRSPYYNIELNEIHIAGKKLPLNPKVFDGKHGTVLDSGTTYAYLPQAAFEAFKAAILKETQSLKRIQGPDPNYNDICFAGAGSDPAQLSKAFPSAEMVFSNGQKLLLAPENYLFRHSKAHGAYCLGIFQNGKESTTLLGGIIVRNTLVTYDREHEKVGFWKTNCSELWERLHLSPASPPLPSDTDEVNSTTGISPNLAPTGPPQPQAPGEVKIGLIKFSMLLTINYTELKPHIAELAQFIAKDLDVKPSQVKLTNFSSWGNETLLRWAILPAHYDDYISNATAMKIVSRLSGNQLHLPDSFGSYKLSEWSVEPPPERTWWRQHYLALVIAFAVVIVIGMLASGGWFIWRRNRNLAEVPYKPVDTVVAEQELQPLQN from the exons ATGGCTAGGGTACTGACTCTCGCCATCCTCTTCTTCACAACGGCCGTCTCCGCCGCGGCTATATCTCCATCAAATTATCCGAATTACCATTCGATTAGATTCGTAAATAACACGAGTAGTAGAGGCAACGCCATGATCTTGCCCCTGTTTTTCAAGCAGCGCAACAGCAACCGCATCAACGAGGACTATTTCACCCGCCGCCGTCTCCACGCGCGCACCATCCCCAATGCTCGCATGTCTCTCCACGACGATCTCCTCCTCAACGG GTATTACACGACTCGGCTGTGGATCGGAACGCCGCCGCAGCAGTTTGCCCTCATAGTTGACACTGGCAGTACTGTTACTTATGTTCCTTGCTCGACTTGTAAACAGTGTGGAAAGCATCAG GATCCAAGGTTCAAGCCAGAATCATCGAGCACCTATGAACCTCTAAAGTGCAACATTGATTGCAGTTGTGATAGTAATAGAGAACAATGTATTTACGAAAGGAATTATGCTGAAATGAGTTCTAGCAGTGGTGTCTTGGGAGTCGACATAATTTCATTTGGCAATCAAAGTGATCTACAACCGCAACGAGCTACTTTTGGATGTGAGAATATGGAAACAGGGGATCTTTACAGCCAACATGCTGATGGGATAATGGGTTTAGGTCGTGGAGATCTTAGTATCGTGGATCAGCTTGTTGAGAAAGGTGTAATCAGTGATTCATTTTCGTTGTGCTATGGTGGAATGGATGTCGGTGGTGGTTCAATGGTTCTTGGAGGAATTTCCTCCCCCAAGGAGATGGCTTTTACCCATTCAGACCCTGTTCGCAG TCCATATTACAATATCGAGCTGAATGAGATTCACATTGCTGGGAAAAAGCTGCCCCTGAATCCCAAGGTTTTTGATGGCAAACATGGAACTGTTCTGGATAGTGGCACAACCTATGCTTATCTTCCGCAAGCAGCATTTGAAGCCTTTAAAGCCGCT atttTAAAGGAAACCCAGTCCCTCAAAAGAATACAAGGTCCTGACCCTAACTACAATGATATCTGCTTCGCAGGTGCTGGAAG TGATCCTGCACAACTTTCAAAAGCCTTCCCATCTGCTGAAATGGTGTTTAGCAATGGACAGAAGCTGTTGTTGGCCCCCGAAAATTATCTCTTCAGG CACTCAAAGGCACATGGTGCGTACTGTCTCGGGATATTTCAGAATGGAAAGGAGTCGACCACTCTTTTGGGAG GTATAATTGTCAGAAATACACTTGTAACATATGACCGTGAACATGAAAAAGTTGGTTTCTGGAAAACCAATTGCTCCGAGTTATGGGAGAGACTCCACTTGTCGCCTGCCTCGCCACCTCTTCCTTCAGACACAGATGAGGTGAACTCAACCACAGGCATATCTCCTAATCTTGCGCCAACTGGACCCCCTCAACCCCAAGCTCCTG GGGAAGTTAAGATTGGCCTGATAAAATTCTCCATGCTGTTGACCATCAACTACACAGAGCTGAAGCCTCACATCGCAGAACTCGCTCAGTTCATTGCAAAGGATTTAGATGTTAAGCCTTCTCAG GTCAAACTGACAAACTTCTCTTCTTGGGGGAATGAGACACTATTAAGATGGGCTATTTTGCCTGCACATTATGATGATTATATCTCTAATGCTACTGCTatg AAAATTGTATCCAGGTTGAGTGGAAATCAGTTGCATCTCCCTGATAGTTTTGGAAGCTACAAATTGTCTGAATGGAGCGTGGAGCCGCCACCTGAGAG GACATGGTGGCGACAACATTACCTGGCTTTAGTCATAGCATTCGCTGTAGTGATTGTAATTGGAATGCTGGCATCTGGGGGGTGGTTTATCTGGAGGAGGAACCGGAACCTGGCCGAAGTCCCGTACAAGCCTGTTGATACGGTTGTAGCAGAGCAGGAACTCCAGCCTTTGCAGAACTAG
- the LOC125218064 gene encoding trafficking protein particle complex subunit 6B-like: protein MVREVSESCVESLLAEIVLSYCSGFYANKPELAARRIEAIGFQVGHQLSERYTMDRPRFTDNLDAIKFICKDFWSELFKKQIDNLKTNHRGTFVLQDNRFRWLAHMSVDPSVQASGNIQDPSAMAENKSAQATGMHLYFPCGIIRGALSNLGIECAVSADISNLPACSFVIRIKA from the exons ATGGTGAGAGAAGTATCGGAAAGCTGTGTGGAGAGTTTGCTTGCGGAGATAGTGCTATCGTATTGCTCAGGCTTCTACGCCAACAAGCCCGAGCTCGCAGCGCGGAGGATCGAGGCCATCGGCTTTCAGGTCGGTCACCAATTAAGTGAAAG GTACACAATGGATCGACCAAGGTTCACCGATAACCTAGATGCCATCAAGTTTATCTGCAAGGACTTTTGGTCCGAACTCTTCAAGAAACAGATAGATAACTTAAAGACAAATCATAGA GGTACTTTTGTATTGCAAGATAATCGATTTCGATGGCTAGCACATATGTCTGTTGACCCATCAGTTCAAGCATCTGGCAATATTCAAGATCCTTCAGCAATGGCAGAAAACAAATCAGCTCAGGCTACTGGAATGCACCTCTACTTTCCTTGTGGAATCATCAGAGGAGCACTTTCAAACTTGGGAATCGAATGTGCAGTTTCTGCAGATATATCCAACCTCCCAGCAT GTTCCTTTGTTATCAGAATAAAGGCATGA
- the LOC125224234 gene encoding E3 ubiquitin-protein ligase ATL6-like, whose translation MKSTHSHGTISLLFFFFLVLSLSPAAAQPSPNNPDNMYARFSPSMAVIIAVLVAALFFMGFFSIYIRHCYDASAGSNALRRGSLSLHARRTAARGLDASAIDALPTFSYSEVKDHKIGKGALECAVCLNEFQDHETLRLLPKCDHVFHPDCIDAWLASHTTCPVCRANLAQQTDSDPVQPEETDPPPLEADQSRDNEIVIQVDEDDHPQPLERNLSFETPNRPARSWSIRRPKMLGFGKFRSHSTGHSLVQPGENLDRFTLRLPEGVRKEVMDRAMLNRTRSLAAGLQREGSSRKGYRSGGEEGSSRAGRFYKRLELPGRGANSDRWVFFTRGISFRSPRVVADSGEGSSSKRSGGKTPVKMPSFKCLEPKTNGDENRPFSEPPPV comes from the coding sequence ATGAAATCCACCCACAGCCATGGCACCATCtccctcctcttcttcttcttcctcgttCTCTCCCTTTCGCCGGCGGCAGCCCAACCAAGCCCCAACAATCCAGACAACATGTACGCGCGCTTCAGCCCCTCCATGGCCGTCATCATCGCCGTCCTCGTGGCCGCCCTCTTCTTCATGGGCTTCTTCTCCATCTACATCCGCCACTGCTACGACGCCTCCGCCGGCTCCAACGCCCTCCGGCGCGGCAGCCTCTCCCTCCACGCCCGCCGCACCGCCGCCCGCGGCCTCGACGCCTCGGCCATCGACGCCCTCCCGACCTTCTCCTACTCCGAGGTGAAGGACCACAAGATCGGCAAGGGCGCGCTCGAGTGCGCCGTCTGCCTCAACGAGTTCCAAGACCACGAAACGCTGCGTTTGCTCCCCAAATGCGACCACGTCTTCCACCCCGACTGCATCGACGCCTGGCTCGCCTCCCACACCACCTGCCCCGTCTGCCGGGCCAATCTCGCCCAGCAGACCGATTCCGACCCGGTCCAACCGGAGGAGACCGATCCTCCTCCGCTTGAGGCAGACCAATCCAGAGACAACGAGATTGTAATCCAAGTGGACGAAGATGATCATCCGCAGCCGTTAGAGCGAAACCTGAGTTTCGAAACACCGAATCGGCCGGCAAGGTCGTGGTCGATTCGGAGGCCGAAGATGCTCGGGTTTGGAAAGTTCCGGTCGCACTCGACCGGGCACTCGCTGGTCCAACCGGGTGAGAATCTGGACCGGTTTACACTGAGGTTGCCCGAGGGAGTGCGGAAGGAGGTGATGGACCGGGCAATGCTGAACCGGACTAGAAGCCTGGCGGCGGGGCTACAAAGGGAAGGTAGTTCGAGGAAAGGATACCGGAGCGGGGGAGAAGAGGGGAGCAGCCGGGCCGGGCGGTTCTATAAGCGGCTCGAGCTGCCCGGCCGGGGGGCCAATTCGGACCGGTGGGTGTTTTTCACGAGAGGGATATCGTTCCGATCGCCGAGGGTGGTGGCGGACAGCGGCGAAGGGTCCAGCTCAAAGAGGAGCGGCGGGAAGACGCCGGTGAAGATGCCGTCGTTCAAGTGCTTGGAACCAAAGACGAACGGAGATGAAAACCGGCCGTTTTCGGAGCCGCCGCCGGTTTAA
- the LOC125223549 gene encoding probable serine/threonine-protein phosphatase 2A regulatory subunit B'' subunit TON2 encodes MYSGSSDGEASTQRKIPAASSMLWVRNLRRFIGSGAGLGSEALMELETKRILLDIFKAKQQKSAEAGTIPSFYKKKPEEGSISHRVQRLAKYRFLKKQSDLLLNADDLDAMWVCLRENCVIDDATGAEKMNYEDFCHIASVCTEQIGLKCRRFFSPSNFMKFEKDESGRISILPFYLYVMRTVSLTQARIDMSELDEDSDGFLQPHEMENYIGGLIPNLAQLRDMPDGFVQMYCRIAAHKFFFFCDPHKRGKACIKKVLLSNCLQELMELHQESEEEATDTEQAENWFSLTSAQRICDMFLALDKDMSGSLSKQELRDYADGTLTDIFIERVFDEHVRRGKNGNGNAREMDFESFLDFVLALENKDTPEGLTYLFRCIDLNGRGFLTTADIHTLFRDVHQKWIEGGNYELCIEDVRDEIWDMVKPADPLRITLADLLACKQGGTVASMLIDVRGFWAHDNRENLLQEEEEPEEEQ; translated from the exons ATGTATAGTGGCTCCAGCGATGGCGAGGCATCGACGCAGCGGAAGATTCCCGCGGCGTCTTCAATGCTCTGGGTTCGTAATCTCCGCCGCTTCATCGGATCCGGCGCCGGTCTCGGATCTGAAGCCCTCATGG aactagagaccaaaagAATTTTGCTTGACATATTCAAAGCAAAGCAACAAAAGAGCGCTGAAGCTGGCACCATTCCGAGCTTCTACAAGAAG AAACCCGAAGAAGGTTCCATCAGTCATAGAGTCCAGAGGCTGGCCAAGTATCGCTTTCTCAAG AAACAATCTGATCTTTTGCTGAATGCCGATGACCTGGATGCAATGTGGGTTTGCCTGAGAGAAAATTGTGTAATCGACGATGCCACTGGTGCTGAAAAG ATGAATTATGAAGACTTCTGCCACATTGCCTCCGTGTGTACAGAGCAGATAGGCCTTAAATGTCGGCGCTTTTTCAGTCCCTCAAATTTCATGAAGTTTGAGAAAGATGAATCTGGACGAATATCCATCCTCCCTTTCTACCTCTATGTGATGCGCACG GTTTCTCTCACTCAAGCCAGAATTGATATGAGTGAGCTTGATGAGGATTCAGATGGATTTCTTCAGCCTCAC GAAATGGAAAATTACATAGGAGGTCTTATTCCCAATTTGGCGCAGTTGAGGGACATGCCTGATGGTTTTGTGCAGATGTATTGTCGCATAGCTGCCCAcaaattcttcttcttctgtgATCCTCATAAACGAG GAAAGGCATGCATAAAGAAAGTCCTGCTTAGTAATTGCCTTCAAGAGCTAATGGAACTACATCAg GAAAGCGAGGAAGAAGCAACGGATACTGAACAAGCTGAAAACTGGTTTTCATTGACATCTGCTCAACGCATATGTG ATATGTTCCTCGCTCTGGATAAAGATATGAGTGGATCACTGAGCAAACAGGAACTTCGAGATTATGCAGATGGGACATTGACAGATATTTTCATTGAAAGAG TGTTTGATGAGCATGTCCGGCGTGGAAAGAATGGTAATGGTAATGCTCGCGAGATGGATTTTGAGAGTTTTCTTGACTTTGTTCTCGCATTGGAAAATAAAGATACTCCGGAAGGGTTAACATATTTGTTTAGATGCATTGATCTAAATGGGAGGGGGTTCCTCACGACGGCTGATATCCACACATTATTCAG GGATGTTCACCAGAAATGGATTGAAGGTGGCAACTATGAACTTTGTATCGAGGATGTGAGGGATGAAATCTGGGATATGGTCAAACCAGCCGACCCATTGAGAATAACACTAGCCGATCTACTCGCTTGCAAGCAGGGCGGCACAGTTGCAAGCATGCTTATTGATGTGCGCGGATTCTGGGCACATGACAACAGAGAAAATCTTCTCCAGGAAGAGGAAGAACCCGAAGAGGAACAATAG